The following nucleotide sequence is from Candidatus Stygibacter australis.
AAGAAGTAAGTTTATGTTCAAAATTCTCATATCCTCTATCAATATGATAAATCCTTGATATCTCAGTAGTTCCCTGGGCAGCCAATCCTGCCAATACGAGGGCAGCACTTGCGCGCAGGTCAGTAGCCATCACAGGTGCACCAGATAGCATCTTTACGCCTTTCACCCGTGCCAAATTGCCTTCCACCTTGATATTGGCATCAAGCCGGTTCAATTCTGCAGCATGCGTAAATCTATCCGGGAAAATCCCTTCTTCAATGATACTCTCACCATTGCACAAACTCATCAATGCCATAAATTGCGCCTGAAGATCTGTGGGATATTCAGGGAAAGGGGCTGTTGTAATATTTACTGGATTTATAATATCACCTGGTTTGATCGTGATCTTATTTCCTACTATATCAAATCCACATCCTGCATGCTTGAGTGTATCAAAAAATTCGCCTAAATGATTGGGAACGCAATTAGTAACAGTGATCTCGCTGCATGTTATTGCCCCGGCTATCAAAAATGTTCCTGCCTCTATCCGGTCAGAAAGCATCTCAGTCCTTACGGGATTCAGTTTAGCCACTCCTTTGATATGTAAATGGCTTGTGCCTGCGCCAGTAATATCAGCTCCCATTTGTTTAAGGAATTCCACAAAAGATTGTATCTCCGGTTCAATAGCACAATTATAAAGATTTGTTTCACCCTCAGCCAGCACAGCTGCCATCAGTGAATTTGCCGTAGCTCCTACACTCACCTTTCTAAAGGTGATATCTGCCCCTTTCAATTTCTCGCATTCAGCGATGATATATCCATGCTCTATCTTAATATTTGCACCCAGCTTTTCCATTGCCATCAGATGCAAGTCCACGGGTCGTGTTCCTATAGCACATCCACCCGGAAATGATACTTTAGCCTTGCCAAATCTTGCCAGTAGTGGTCCCAATACATAGATGGAGGCTCGCATCTTACTCACCAGATCATAAGGTGCTTCCCAGCCATCAAGTTTTGTGGTATCAATATAGATCCTGCCCTCTTCCTGCTCTATCTGAGCACCAAGCATCCGCAAAAGATGTCCCATCAGTTTAATGTCTATCAAATTCGGTATGTTCTCCAGTACGAATTCTCCACCTGCCAATATCGTTGCTGCCATCACCGGTAAAGTAGCATTTTTTGCCCCGCTTACCGCTATCTCACCACTTAATTTCTTCCCGCCATTAATGATAAATCTATCCATGTTTTTTCCTTTTACTTATCCTGATATCTTTTGCGACTGCAGGATATTTATTGCATCCAACAATGTTTTTTAAATCAAAGCATTAGGATTTTTTACTGCTGGCAGGTCAATAAAGTTTTTCCTCTAACTATTATTTCACCTTATTTTTTCTCAAAATCTGCCATTCTTATCACCTGTTTTCAATCAGCTAACTGCATTATATATTTCCTTACTTTTTCTCATTCAGATCATGATCCCTATTTTTCTCACCCATTTCCAGGCATAGAAGAGGGACAACATAGCACAATCTAACAAAAAAATGTCAGTACGTGCTTTGTTGTTCCACTTTAGGGGCAGTTATTTTATAACTTGTTATTATACTTATATTTATGTCGCTATTGATGATTTTGAGTAAAAATGGGCATAATTAGCTGATTAATTGTAAAATATATTATTTTATTATTTTCATTGCGATAATATTTTGTTTGGGAATATAATTCTATAAAATCGTTAGCTTGCTATATTATTACAGATGATTGGAATGTAATTTGAAAATTAATTTACTATTTATGCAGCCAGTGGGAGATCAGGATAATGATAAAATTTCGGATGTCACGCAGGTGATTTATGTGGCTGATTTCTTCACCATATACTGTATCGATATCTGTATCTGCGATGAGATATTTTGCTCTTGCCATTTTCAGGATTATCTCAGTTTCAAACTGATAGCGAGTGGAAACAAGATTCATGTCCATGACAGGTTTAAGATAATATAGCCGGTAGCCGCATTGAGAATCAGCAACTTTTTGCCCGACAGTGATCGAGACCATGAAGCTGGTCAATTTATTAGACCAGATGCGAGGCAGGGGCATTATCCGTGGATTGAAATCCCTTTTTCCTATTACCATAGCTGCCTTTGTCTGCAGCTGCCTGGTAATAAATTCCGGCAGATGACTGGGTTTGTGCTGTTCATCGCTATCGATGGTGATGGCAAATTTATATCCAGCCTGCCAGGCGTTTTTCATACCAGCAAGCAGAGCAGCACCTTTACCGCGGTTTTGTTCAAATGCTATCAGAGTGATCCCCTGGTTGTTGCAGATTTGAGCTGAATTATCACCCGAGCCATCATCTACAGCGATTATCTGATTTGCCGGAAAGTGCTCCAGTAATTGTGAGATCAATGAAATAAGGTGCTTTTCACTATTATATACCGGCAATACTACTGCAGTATTTTTATGATCTGCATCCAGCAGGGGATAAATGTATTTATCTGGCATTG
It contains:
- a CDS encoding glycosyltransferase family 2 protein, giving the protein MPDKYIYPLLDADHKNTAVVLPVYNSEKHLISLISQLLEHFPANQIIAVDDGSGDNSAQICNNQGITLIAFEQNRGKGAALLAGMKNAWQAGYKFAITIDSDEQHKPSHLPEFITRQLQTKAAMVIGKRDFNPRIMPLPRIWSNKLTSFMVSITVGQKVADSQCGYRLYYLKPVMDMNLVSTRYQFETEIILKMARAKYLIADTDIDTVYGEEISHINHLRDIRNFIIILISHWLHK
- the murA gene encoding UDP-N-acetylglucosamine 1-carboxyvinyltransferase, translating into MDRFIINGGKKLSGEIAVSGAKNATLPVMAATILAGGEFVLENIPNLIDIKLMGHLLRMLGAQIEQEEGRIYIDTTKLDGWEAPYDLVSKMRASIYVLGPLLARFGKAKVSFPGGCAIGTRPVDLHLMAMEKLGANIKIEHGYIIAECEKLKGADITFRKVSVGATANSLMAAVLAEGETNLYNCAIEPEIQSFVEFLKQMGADITGAGTSHLHIKGVAKLNPVRTEMLSDRIEAGTFLIAGAITCSEITVTNCVPNHLGEFFDTLKHAGCGFDIVGNKITIKPGDIINPVNITTAPFPEYPTDLQAQFMALMSLCNGESIIEEGIFPDRFTHAAELNRLDANIKVEGNLARVKGVKMLSGAPVMATDLRASAALVLAGLAAQGTTEISRIYHIDRGYENFEHKLTSLGADIKRMKG